The sequence below is a genomic window from Pseudomonas cremoricolorata.
CGCCGCAGTAAGCAGAAAAAAACCGCTCCTTGAGCGGTTTTTTTTCGTCTCGACGCTGAGCGATGCGCTATCGCTCAAGCCTGCTCAATTGCTTGCGCCATGCAGTTGCTTGGCCCGCTGGCAAAACGCATCGACCAGGGTGTTGGCAGCCTGGTTGAACAGCGGCCCCAGGGTGGCGCGAATGATCGGCCCGGCGTAATCGAACGACAGATCGAGGCTGATCTTGCAGGCTTTCTCGCCCAGCGCCTTGAACACCCATACACCATGCAGCTGGGTGAACGGCCCTTCTTCCAGGTTCATTTCAATGGACTGCCCCGGCACCAGCACATTGCGCGTCACGAAGTGCTGGCTGACGCCACCCTTGGCCACCTCCAGCTTGGCGCGCATATGGGTTTCGCTGGCTTCGAGCACGGTCGAAGCCGAACACCAGGGCAGGAAATCAGGGTAACTGGCGACATCGTTGACCAGATCGTAGAGCGCCTGGGCAGGGTATGGCAGCAGGGCGGAGCGTTGAATATGGGTAGTCATCCAGGCGTCACTTCCAAGGCTGGGCGGCGGCACTTCGCAGCATGCCGATAACGGGTTCTGCACAGAGAACAGTGCCTGCATTGTCCGGTATTCATTGCAGTGGCTCAAGCACACCGAAATCCCGTAGCCGACCGCGCAATGACTTGCCTATAATGCCGCCCCTATGGCTAAACAAAAGAAACATCCGACCGGGACCATCGCGCAGAACAAGAAAGCGCGTCACGACTACTTCATCGAACACAAATTCGAGGCCGGACTGGTCCTGTCCGGTTGGGAAGTAAAGAGCCTGCGGGCCGGCAAGGCGCATCTGGTAGACAGCTACGTGCTGCTCAAGGATGGCGAAGCCTGGCTGTTCGGCAGCCACATCACCCCGCTGACCACCGCCAGCACCCACGTCATCGCCGACCCGATGCGCACCCGCAAGCTGCTGCTCAACAAGCGCGAACTCGAGCGCCTTGAAGCTGCCGTGGCGCAAAAGGGTTACACGTGTGTGGCCTTGGCGTTGTTCTGGAGCAAGCACCTGATCAAGTGCGAAATTGCTCTGGGCAAGGGCAAGAAGGAGTTCGACAAGCGCGACACCGTGCGCGAACGCGACTCCAACCGCGAACTGCAGCGTGCAGTGCGCAACAAGGGCAAGGAAGACTAAAGGTCAGCCTGAACAGCCTGCCGCGACCCGGCGGGCTTGCCTGCTACTCAACCCCCTCCCCTCACTTCAACGCCCGTTGCGCCGCTCGGCCCGCGCCACGCGCTGCGCCTCCTGCTGGGCCTCGGCCAGCACTTCCTGCACATACAGAATGTGCCGACTCGACACCTCCCGCGCCTCATCCGCTCGCCCGTCCATGATCGCCTGATACAACTCACGGTGCTGACCGATCAGCATGTCGCGGGTTTCTGTGCGCTGCTGATACATGCCGCCGATGTTGGTCACCACGTTGCGCTTGAGCAGGTCAAACAAGCCGCGAATGGTGTGCAGCAACACCGCGTTGTGGCTGGCTTCGGCAATCGCCAGATGGAAGCGCGCATCGGCGGCGCCCTCCTCGGCGCGGCTGACCTCATCGACACGGGTGTAGCAATCCTGCAAGGTGGCGAAGGCAGCGGTGAGGCGTTCGCGATCAGGCTCGGTGGCCCGCTGCGCAGCGTAATAGGCACATGACGCCTCCAGGGTGTGGCGAAACTCCAGCAAATCGCGCTGGGCATCACCGTTGCGTTCGAGCAGTTGCAACAGCGGGTCACTGAAGGTCGAGCCCAGCGATTCGGCGACGTAGTTACCGCCGCCCTGACGGCTGATCAACAGCCCCCGCGCCACCAGTTTCTGAATCGCCTCGCGCAACGACGGACGCGACACCCCAAACTGCTCGGCCAGGGCCCGCTCGGCCGGCAAACGCTGCCCTGCACTGAGCGTGCCCTCGAGAATCATTCCCTCCAGACGCTCGACGATATCGTCGGACAGGCGCCGTTGGCGGACCTGATCAAAAACCATCACATGCTCTCCACAGACTCCGGGCTGATCCCGAAGCGCTCTATTCTCGCCGATCCGGCGGCTGACCACACTCGGCAGATGAGGAAATTCTGCCCCTTGCAGTACGCCGTTCATCGCCATGCGACCAAAGTTGGCGGCGAGACAAATTGACACACCCACAAGGAGGCTTTTAACCTAGCGACCAGCCATTGTAAATTGGTATTACCAATTACCCAATGCCATTGCTGACCAACAACAATTAGGGGTTTCCCCATATGCAAACTTGGCAACAAATCTACGCCCCACTGGGCAGTCTCGGCCTGTCTGCCCTGGCCGCTGTCGTTCCGATCATCTTCTTCTTCCTGGCGTTGGCGGTGTTCCGCCTCAAAGGGCACGTGGCCGGTAGCATCACCCTCGGCCTGTCGATCCTGGTTGCCATCTTTGCCTTCAACATGCCTGCCGACATGGCCTTCGCCGCGGCCGGCTACGGTTTCCTGTACGGCCTGTGGCCGATTGCCTGGATCATCGTCGCGGCGGTGTTCCTTTACAAACTCACGGTCAAGAGCGGCCAGTTCGAGGTCATCCGCAGCTCGGTGTTGTCGATCACCGACGACCAGCGCCTGCAAGTGCTGCTGATCGGCTTCTGCTTCGGTGCATTCCTCGAAGGCGCCGCCGGTTTCGGCGCACCGGTGGCGATCACCGCCGCCCTGCTGGTCGGCCTGGGCTTCAACCCGCTGTACGCTGCCGGCCTGTGCCTGATCGCCAACACCGCGCCGGTGGCGTTCGGCGCCTTGGGCATTCCGATCATCGTCGCCGGCCAGGTGACCGGCATCGACGCCTTCCACATCGGCGCCATGACTGGCCGCCAGCTGCCGTTGCTGTCGCTGTTCGTGCCGTTCTGGCTGGTGTTCATGATGGACGGCGTTCGCGGCGTGAAAGAAACCTGGCCCGCCGCCCTGGTGGCCGGCCTGAGCTTCGCCGTGACTCAGTACTTCACCTCCAACTTCATCGGTCCGGAACTGCCGGACATCACCTCGGCCCTGGCCAGCCTGATTGCCCTGACCCTGTTCCTCAAGGTCTGGCAGCCCAAGCGCTCGATGACCCAGGCCCAGGGCAGCAGCGCCGCCGCGGTGCTCAGCGTCGGTGGCAGCCAACCTACGCCGTACAGCTTCGGGGCAATCTTCAAAGCTTGGTCGCCGTTCCTGATCCTCACCGTGCTGGTGACCCTCTGGACCCTCAAGCCCTTCAAGGCGGCCTTCGCGCCGGGCGGGGCGATGTACAACTTCGTCTTCAACTTCGCCATCCCGCACCTCGATCAGTTGGTGATCAAGACCGCGCCGATCGTCACCACTGCCACGGCCATGCCGGCAGTGTTCAAGTTCGACCCGATCTCGGCCACCGGTACGGCGATCTTCATTTCCGCGCTGCTGTCGATGTGGGTACTCAAGGTCAATGTAAAAACTGGTCTGACCACTTTGAAAGAGACCCTGTGGGAGCTGCGCTGGCCGATTCTGTCGATCGGCATGGTGCTGGCCTTCGCCTTCGTCACCAACTACTCCGGCATGTCGTCGACCATGGCCCTGGTCCTGGCCGGCACCGGCGCAGCGTTCCCGTTCTTCTCGCCGTTCCTCGGCTGGCTGGGCGTGTTCCTGACCGGCTCCGATACCTCGTCCAACGCCCTGTTCAGCTCGCTGCAGGCCACCACCGCGCACCAGATCGGCGTCAGCGATACCCTGCTGGTGGCGGCCAACACCAGCGGCGGCGTGACCGGCAAGATGATTTCGCCGCAGTCGATCGCCGTCGCCTGCGCCGCCACCGGCCTGGTCGGCAAGGAATCGGACCTGTTCCGCTTCACCGTCAAGCACAGCCTGTTCTTCGCCACCATCGTTGGCCTGATCACTCTGGTTCAGGCCTATTGGCTGACCGGCATGCTGGTCCAACACTAAAGTGAAAGGGACCGGGCGCTCGCCAGCGCCCGGTGTCCCGGCCACCCACGCTGCGAGAAACCATGATCATTTCCGCCTCCACCGACTACCGCGCCGCGGCCCAGCGCAAGCTGCCGCCCTTCCTCTTCCACTACGCCGACGGCGGTGCGTACGCCGAGTACACCCTGCGCCACAACGTCGAAGACCTGGCCAGCATCGCCCTGCGTCAGCGCGTGCTGAAGAACATGTCCGAGCTGAACCTTGAAACCCAACTGTTCGGCGAAACCCTCAGCATGCCCGTGGCCCTGGCCCCGGTCGGCCTGACCGGCATGTATGCCCGCCGCGGTGAAGTGCAGGCCGCGCGCGCTGCGGCAGCGCACGGCATTCCGTTCACGATGTCGACAGTGTCGGTGTGCCCCATCGAAGAGGTGGCCCCGGCCATCAATCGGCCCATGTGGTTCCAGCTCTACGTGCTCAAGGACCGCGGCTTCATGCGCAACGCCCTCGAGCGGGCCAAGGCCGCCGGGGTCAAGACCCTGGTGTTCACCGTCGACATGCCAGTGCCCGGCGCCCGCTACCGCGACGCCCACTCAGGCATGAGCGGCAGCAACGGCCCGCTGCGGCGCATGCTGCAAGCCATGACCCACCCACAATGGGCGTGGGACGTCGGCGTCATGGGCCGCCCGCATGATCTGGGCAATATTTCCACCTACCGCGGCAATCCCACCGGCCTTGCCGACTACATCGGCTGGCTGGGCAACAACTTCGACCCGTCGATCTCGTGGAAAGACCTGGAATGGATTCGCGACTTCTGGGACGGCCCGATGATCATCAAGGGCATTCTCGACCCGGATGATGCCCGCGATGCGGTCAAGTTCGGCGCCGATGGCATCGTCGTCTCCAACCACGGCGGCCGCCAGCTCGATGGCGTGCTGTCCAGCGCCCGCGCCCTGCCGGCGATTGCCGATGCAGTCAAAGGCGAGCTGAAGATTCTGGCAGATTCGGGGATTCGCAGTGGCCTGGACGTGGTGCGCATGATCGCCCTCGGCGCCGACAGCGTGCTGATCGGCCGCGCCTTCCTTTATGCACTGGCCACCCACGGCGAAGCCGGCGTCGCCAACCTGCTGCAACTGTTCGAAAAAGAAATGCGTGTGGCGATGGTGCTGACCGGCGCCAAGTCGGTCAGCGAGATCACCCGCCACTCGCTGGTGCGCGAACTCGGCGCCTGAGGCGCCCGCCTGTTTACTGCCTGATTGTCGGGACATGCAGCGCGTCAGACGCTGCAGCCCGCAAGGAGACTGCATGACCCTGCCCGCCTCGTTCCTGCGCGATGCCGCGCACGTGATTCCTGCCGAACGCCGCTTCGACGACGCCACCTCGACCCTGGCCTTCGGCACCGACGCCAGCTTCTACCGGCTGATTCCCAAGCTGGTGGTGCGCGTCGAATCCGAGGACGAAGTGGTGGCGCTGCTCAAGCTGGCCCAGCGCGACCGCGTGCCGGTGACCTTCCGCGCCGCCGGCACCAGCCTCTCGGGCCAGGCCATCAGCGACTCAGTACTGATCGTGCTCGGCGACAACTGGAACGGCCGCGAAATCCGCGGCGAAGGCACGCAGATCCGCCTGCAACCGGGCGTCATCGGCGCCCAGGCCAACGCCTGGCTGGCCCCCTACGGACGCAAGATCGGCCCCGACCCCGCCTCGATCAACGCCTGCAAGATCGGCGGCATCGTTGCCAACAACGCCAGCGGCATGTGCTGTGGCACCGCGCAGAACACCTACCACACCCTCGCCGGCCTGCGCCTGGTGCTGGCCGACGGCACCCGGCTCGACAGCGAAGACCCAACCAGCGTCGCCGCCTTCGAACAGAGCCACCCGGCGCTGCTCGCCGAGCTGGCCCGCCTGGGCCGCGAAACCCGCGCCAACACAGCGCTGGCCGAGCGCATCCGGCACAAATACCGGCTGAAAAACACCACAGGTCTGTCGCTCAACGCACTGGTGGACTACGACCAGCCGCTGGATATCCTTCAACACTTGCTGGTCGGTTCCGAAGGCACCTTGGGCTTTATCAGCGCCGTGACCTACGACACCGTGCCCGACCACCCGCACAAGGCCAGCGCCCTGGTGGTGTTCCCCAGCGTGGAAATCTGCTGCCGTGCGGTGCCAGTGCTCAAGCGCCAGCCAGTGTCGGCGGTGGAACTGCTCGACCGCCGCAGCATGCGTTCGGTGCAGGCCATGCCGGGCATGCCGGTGTGGGTCAGTGGGCTGTCCGACAGCGCCTGCGCGTTGCTGATCGAGTCCCGCGCCGCCACCCAGAGCCTGTTGCACGAGCAACTGGCGCAGATCATGGCGTCGATTGCCGAGTTTCCGGTCGAACAGCGAGTCGACTTCAGCGAAGACCCGGTGGTCTACAACCAGCTGTGGAAAATTCGCAAAGACACCTTCCCCGCGGTCGGCGCGGTGCGTCAGACCGGCACCACGGTGATCATCGAAGACGTCACCTTCCCCGTCGAACAACTGGCTGAGGGCGTCAACCGCCTGCTGCAACTGTTCGACAAGCACCACTACGCCGAAGCGATCATTTTCGGCCATGCCCTGGAAGGCAACCTGCATTTCGTCTTCACCCAAGGCTTCAACAGCGCCGCCGAAATTGCCCGCTACCAGGCCTTCATGGACGACGTCGCGCACTTGGTGGCGGTGGAGTTCGGCGGTTCGCTCAAGGCCGAGCACGGCACCGGGCGCAACATGGCGCCCTTCGTCGAGCTGGAATGGGGCAGCGACGCCTACCGCCTGATGTGGGCGCTCAAGCGCCTGCTCGACCCCAACGGCATTCTCAACCCCGGCGTGGTGCTCAGCGAAGACTCCGATATCCACCTGAAAAATCTGAAACCGCTGCCCGCTGCTGACGACATCGTCGACAAGTGCATCGAGTGCGGCTTCTGCGAACCGGTGTGCCCCTCCAAGGGCCTGACCCTCAGCCCGCGCCAGCGCATCGTCATGTGGCGCGACATCCAGGCGCGCCGCCGCGCCGGCGAAGACACCCGCGAGCTGCTACAGAATTACCAATACCAAGGCATCGACACCTGCGCGGCCACCGGCCTGTGCGCCCAGCGCTGCCCGGTCGGCATCAACACCGGCGAGCTGGTGAAGAAACTGCGCAGCCAGGCCGCCGAGCACGGCAAGACCGCCGACTGGCTGGCCGACCACTTCAGCACCGCCCTGCGCGGCGCGCGCCTGACCCTGGCCGCCGCCAACGGCGCCCGCAAGCTGCTCGGCGCGCCGCGCCTGGCACGCTGGAGCACCCGCCTCAAGCAAGCCAGCAACGGCGCGCTGCCGAGCTGGACCCCAGCGATGCCGCAACCCCTGCGCCCCATCCCGTTCAACGGCGCCAGCGCCGATGCCCGGCCACGGGTCGTGTACCTCGCCGCCTGCGTATCGCGTGTGATGGGCCCGGCCTTCGCCGACCGCGAACAAAGCTCGCTGCTCGACAAGACCCGCGCCCTGCTGGAAAAAGCCGGCTACCAGGTGATCTTCCCCGAGCAGGCCGACAGCCTCTGCTGCGGCCAGCCCTTCGCCTCCAAGGGCTACGCCGAACAGGCCGAACACAAACGCCAGGAACTGATCGCCGCCCTGCTCCAGGCCAGCCGCGGCGGCCTCGACCCGATCTACTGCGACACCAGCCCCTGTACCCTGCGCCTGGTGCAAGACCTCGGCGACACCCGCCTCGACCTGTACGACCCGGTGCGCTTCATCCGCACCCACCTGCTGGATCGCTTGACCTTCACCCCACAGGCCGAGCCCATCGCCGTACACGTCACCTGCAGCACCCAGCACCTGGGCGAGAGCCAGGCCCTGATCGACCTCGCCCGCCGCTGCAGCAGCAACGTGGTCATCCCCGAAGGCATCCACTGCTGCGGCTTCGCCGGCGACAAAGGCTTCACCACCCCCGAGCTCAACGCCCACGCCCTGCGCAGCCTGAAAGACGCCGTGCAGCATTGCAGCGAAGGCATCTCCACCAGCCGCACCTGCGAAATAGGGCTGTCGAGCCACAGCGGCATCGATTATCACAGCCTCGTTTACCTGGTCGACCGCGTCACCCAGGCCAAGGCCACCGCCTAGTCGCCATACAAAGGCCAGCATGCGGATGGAACCGCCGCCAATACGGCGCAGTCCATCCCATAGGCCCACCTTCCAGAGGCCGGAAAAGGAGATATCCATGAAAGGTACTGCGCTCTCAGCCCT
It includes:
- a CDS encoding type II toxin-antitoxin system RatA family toxin, whose amino-acid sequence is MTTHIQRSALLPYPAQALYDLVNDVASYPDFLPWCSASTVLEASETHMRAKLEVAKGGVSQHFVTRNVLVPGQSIEMNLEEGPFTQLHGVWVFKALGEKACKISLDLSFDYAGPIIRATLGPLFNQAANTLVDAFCQRAKQLHGASN
- the smpB gene encoding SsrA-binding protein SmpB; the protein is MAKQKKHPTGTIAQNKKARHDYFIEHKFEAGLVLSGWEVKSLRAGKAHLVDSYVLLKDGEAWLFGSHITPLTTASTHVIADPMRTRKLLLNKRELERLEAAVAQKGYTCVALALFWSKHLIKCEIALGKGKKEFDKRDTVRERDSNRELQRAVRNKGKED
- a CDS encoding FCD domain-containing protein, coding for MVFDQVRQRRLSDDIVERLEGMILEGTLSAGQRLPAERALAEQFGVSRPSLREAIQKLVARGLLISRQGGGNYVAESLGSTFSDPLLQLLERNGDAQRDLLEFRHTLEASCAYYAAQRATEPDRERLTAAFATLQDCYTRVDEVSRAEEGAADARFHLAIAEASHNAVLLHTIRGLFDLLKRNVVTNIGGMYQQRTETRDMLIGQHRELYQAIMDGRADEAREVSSRHILYVQEVLAEAQQEAQRVARAERRNGR
- a CDS encoding lactate permease LctP family transporter; amino-acid sequence: MQTWQQIYAPLGSLGLSALAAVVPIIFFFLALAVFRLKGHVAGSITLGLSILVAIFAFNMPADMAFAAAGYGFLYGLWPIAWIIVAAVFLYKLTVKSGQFEVIRSSVLSITDDQRLQVLLIGFCFGAFLEGAAGFGAPVAITAALLVGLGFNPLYAAGLCLIANTAPVAFGALGIPIIVAGQVTGIDAFHIGAMTGRQLPLLSLFVPFWLVFMMDGVRGVKETWPAALVAGLSFAVTQYFTSNFIGPELPDITSALASLIALTLFLKVWQPKRSMTQAQGSSAAAVLSVGGSQPTPYSFGAIFKAWSPFLILTVLVTLWTLKPFKAAFAPGGAMYNFVFNFAIPHLDQLVIKTAPIVTTATAMPAVFKFDPISATGTAIFISALLSMWVLKVNVKTGLTTLKETLWELRWPILSIGMVLAFAFVTNYSGMSSTMALVLAGTGAAFPFFSPFLGWLGVFLTGSDTSSNALFSSLQATTAHQIGVSDTLLVAANTSGGVTGKMISPQSIAVACAATGLVGKESDLFRFTVKHSLFFATIVGLITLVQAYWLTGMLVQH
- the lldD gene encoding FMN-dependent L-lactate dehydrogenase LldD — encoded protein: MIISASTDYRAAAQRKLPPFLFHYADGGAYAEYTLRHNVEDLASIALRQRVLKNMSELNLETQLFGETLSMPVALAPVGLTGMYARRGEVQAARAAAAHGIPFTMSTVSVCPIEEVAPAINRPMWFQLYVLKDRGFMRNALERAKAAGVKTLVFTVDMPVPGARYRDAHSGMSGSNGPLRRMLQAMTHPQWAWDVGVMGRPHDLGNISTYRGNPTGLADYIGWLGNNFDPSISWKDLEWIRDFWDGPMIIKGILDPDDARDAVKFGADGIVVSNHGGRQLDGVLSSARALPAIADAVKGELKILADSGIRSGLDVVRMIALGADSVLIGRAFLYALATHGEAGVANLLQLFEKEMRVAMVLTGAKSVSEITRHSLVRELGA
- a CDS encoding FAD-binding and (Fe-S)-binding domain-containing protein, coding for MTLPASFLRDAAHVIPAERRFDDATSTLAFGTDASFYRLIPKLVVRVESEDEVVALLKLAQRDRVPVTFRAAGTSLSGQAISDSVLIVLGDNWNGREIRGEGTQIRLQPGVIGAQANAWLAPYGRKIGPDPASINACKIGGIVANNASGMCCGTAQNTYHTLAGLRLVLADGTRLDSEDPTSVAAFEQSHPALLAELARLGRETRANTALAERIRHKYRLKNTTGLSLNALVDYDQPLDILQHLLVGSEGTLGFISAVTYDTVPDHPHKASALVVFPSVEICCRAVPVLKRQPVSAVELLDRRSMRSVQAMPGMPVWVSGLSDSACALLIESRAATQSLLHEQLAQIMASIAEFPVEQRVDFSEDPVVYNQLWKIRKDTFPAVGAVRQTGTTVIIEDVTFPVEQLAEGVNRLLQLFDKHHYAEAIIFGHALEGNLHFVFTQGFNSAAEIARYQAFMDDVAHLVAVEFGGSLKAEHGTGRNMAPFVELEWGSDAYRLMWALKRLLDPNGILNPGVVLSEDSDIHLKNLKPLPAADDIVDKCIECGFCEPVCPSKGLTLSPRQRIVMWRDIQARRRAGEDTRELLQNYQYQGIDTCAATGLCAQRCPVGINTGELVKKLRSQAAEHGKTADWLADHFSTALRGARLTLAAANGARKLLGAPRLARWSTRLKQASNGALPSWTPAMPQPLRPIPFNGASADARPRVVYLAACVSRVMGPAFADREQSSLLDKTRALLEKAGYQVIFPEQADSLCCGQPFASKGYAEQAEHKRQELIAALLQASRGGLDPIYCDTSPCTLRLVQDLGDTRLDLYDPVRFIRTHLLDRLTFTPQAEPIAVHVTCSTQHLGESQALIDLARRCSSNVVIPEGIHCCGFAGDKGFTTPELNAHALRSLKDAVQHCSEGISTSRTCEIGLSSHSGIDYHSLVYLVDRVTQAKATA